The following are encoded together in the Chaetodon auriga isolate fChaAug3 chromosome 4, fChaAug3.hap1, whole genome shotgun sequence genome:
- the LOC143319775 gene encoding B-cell receptor CD22-like, with product MSSTAAVSGFVVFLLSVQVVQGQSDWGVTYGSTGICALKGSTVAIRCTYTYPSSGNRPYTEVQNKFWFTKLSRPEPVDLRTDSRYSGRVEYRCNNNDCTLRITDLKESDSAEYKFRFITNQPDGSYTGSPGVTLTVTDPDLQVKEQGSNSGWIYCHSVCDRPHHSSYIWYRNGEKIQRETSYSSYYYYSSSHNSADSYSCALSGYDDFPSPSVCVRGETCNKVTYTHRNICACKGSSVDISCTYSSYHYYVTSKFWFSRDRSRQWQNPSQPEDLRKDSQYAGRVQVLETEGGRSTLRITDLTESDSAQYHFKFRVGSFEWRSSLPGTTLTITALQVQVTRIKVHQFYTQAELKCHSSCRPAGQVSYIWFKNGEEITRTQISSYKGWFHPEDIISCALKGHETCVSPSVYAPKLPSVSVSPSGEIVEGSSVNLTCSSDANPAANYTWYKENVNVKALSEEAQLVFRSIQSSDSGEYYCAAENELRRRTLKHISIDVKYAPKLPSVSVSPSGEIVEGSSVTLNCNSDANPAANYTWYKENQTLTSQGIYGFTSVSIEDSGMYHCKSENKYGKTTSTSVRVDVQYAPKPPSVSVSPSGEIVEGSSVTLSCSSDANPAANYTWYKENEDSPKASGQNFTITDIRAEHSGNYYCEAQNKRGRHNTTLYLPVVPGSMKSVAAGTFSVVFLAIIFLSAFLFIRKKRTLKQTTERPDNKVQLNMASVCDNPSVAVHRRPAGDQDELFYASIKFSANQEDSLYSNIRQAQPNRHMEEKDEDTVEYTAVHFKSASVSPESRRQDAVEDSSALYSTVAKKPRV from the exons ATGAGTtctacagcagcagtgagcGGATTTGTtgtcttccttctctctgtacAAG TGGTACAGGGTCAGAGTGACTGGGGAGTGACTTATGGCTCTACTGGGATCTGTGCCTTAAAAGGATCGACAGTGGCAATAcgctgcacatacacatacccATCCAGCGGAAACAGACCTTATACTGAAGTTCAAAACAAATTCTGGTTTACTAAACTCAGTAGACCTGAACCTGTGGATCTGAGAACAGACTCACGGTATTCAGGTCGTGTGGAGTACAGGTGTAATAACAATGACTGCACTCTGAGAATCACAGACCTGAAAGAGAGCGACTCAGCTGAGTACAAGTTCAGGTTCATAACAAACCAACCAGATGGAAGCTACACTGGTTCACCTGGAGTCACTTTGACTGTAACAG ATCCAGATCTCCAGGTGAAGGAACAAGGTTCAAATTCTGGCTGGATTTactgtcacagtgtttgtgaTCGACCTCATCATTCTTCCTACATCTGGTacagaaatggagagaaaattcagagagaaacatcttattcttcttattattattattcaagcTCCCATAATTCTGCAGACAGTTATTCCTGTGCTCTCAGTGGATATGACGATTTCCCCTCTCCTTCAGTGT gtgTTCGTGGTGAAACCTGCAACAAAGTGACGTACACTCACAGAAACATCTGTGCATGTAAAGGCTCATCAGTGGACATTTCCTGCACATACAGCAGCTACCATTATTATGTCACATCAAAGTTCTGGTTCAGTCGTGATCGTAGTCGTCAGTGGCAGAATCCCTCACAGCCTGAGGACCTCAGAAAAGACTCCCAGTATGCAGGTCGTGTTCAGGTCcttgaaacagagggaggacgcTCCACTCTGAGAATCACTGACCTGACAGAGAGCGATTCAGCTCAGTATCACTTCAAATTCAGAGTAGGAAGCTTTGAATGGAGGAGTAGTTTACCTGGAACAACTCTGACCATCACAG CTCTGCAGGTTCAGGTGACCAGAATAAAAGTCCACCAGTTTTATacacaggcagagctgaagtgtcacagcagctgcCGTCCAGCTGGTCAAGTTTCCTACATCTGGTTCAAGAATGGAGAGGAAATCACAAGGACGCAGATATCCTCTTATAAAGGCTGGTTTCATCCTGAAGACATCATCTCTTGTGCTCTCAAAGGACATGAAACTTGTGTCTCTCCCTCAGTGT ATGCTCCAAAgcttccctctgtgtcagtgagtcCCTCTGGTGAGATAGTGGAGGGCAGTTCAGTGAATCTGACCTGTAGCAGTGATGCTAACCCAGCAGCTAATTATACCTGGTACAAGGAGAATGTAAACGTCAAAGCTCTCAGTGAAGAAGCACAGCTTGTCTTCAGGTCCATCCAGTCCTCTGACTCTGGAGAGTATTACTGTGCAGCTGAGAacgagctgaggaggagaacatTGAAACACATCTCTattgatgtgaaat ATGCTCCAAAgcttccctctgtgtcagtgagtcCCTCTGGTGAGATCGTGGAGGGCAGTTCAGTGACTCTGAACTGTAACAGTGATGCTAACCCAGCAGCTAATTATACCTGGTACAAGGAGaatcaaacactgacttcacaaGGCATTTATGGTTTCACCTCTGTCAGCATAGAGGACAGTGGGATGTATCACTGCAAGTCTGAGAACAAATATGGCAAGACCACCTCCACATCTGTACGTGTAGATGTTCAGT ATGCTCCAAAgcctccctctgtgtcagtgagtcCCTCTGGTGAGATCGTGGAGGGCAGTTCagtgactctgagctgcagcagtgatgctaacCCAGCAGCTAATTATACCTGGTACAAGGAGAATGAAGACTCACCAAAAGCCTCAGGACAGAACTTCACCATCACTGACAtcagagctgaacacagtggGAATTATTACTGTGAAGCTCAGAACAAAAGAGGACGCCACAACACCACCTTATATCTGCCTGTTGTACCAG GTTCAATGAAATCAGTAGCTGCTGGAacattctctgttgtttttctggccaTCAtattcctctctgccttcctaTTCATCAG AAAAAAGAGGACTTTGAAACAAACTACAGAGCGACCAGACAACAAAGTacag CTAAACATGGCTTCAGTGTGCGACAACCCGTCGGTTGCAGTCCACAGACGACCAGCAGGGGATCAAGATGAACTTTTCTATGCCAGCATAAAGTTCTCTGCAAACCAAGAAGATTCTCTCTACTCCAACATCAGGCAAGCTCAGCCCAACAGACATATGGAGGAGAAGGATGAGGACACTGTGGAGTACACTGCTGTCCACTTTAAGAGTGCCAGTGTGTCCCCAGA aTCAAGACGTCAAGATGCTGTGGAGGATTCATCTGCACTGTACAGCACAGTCGCCAAAAAACCAAGAGTATGA
- the LOC143319026 gene encoding sialoadhesin-like, which produces MGSTAAAGGFVVFFLSVSVALGRNGLTYISTQICAVRGSTVDIRCIYRRPTTMKRRSVTVGKILWFTDVQDEGPVDLRTDSEYAGRVKYFCDKTTCTLRIADLRESDSAEYKLTFTHRQDRRFTSLPGVTLSVTDPDLQVQVRRAYSTWAELLCHSVCHLPQRPSYIWYKNGQKIQQETSSFLDYFAPADSYSCAVRRYEDFPAPSVCVDGQICNKVTYTHRSIFAVKGSSVDISCTYNSHNNHTDSKFWFSPDRSRQWKNPSQPEDLREDSQYAGRVQVLETEGGRSTLRITDLTESDSAQYHFKFRAGSFEWRSSLPGTTLTVTALQVQVTRVKVHQSHTEAELKCHSNYGPAGHSSYVWFKNGDKIQEDASSYTDSFYPGDSICCALKAHEDSCSLPVYAPQFLSVSVSPLGEIMEGRSVTLSCSSDANPAANYTWYKENVNVKALSEEAQFVFRSIQSSDSGEYYCTAENELGRRTSQHISINVTYAPKLPSVSVSPSGEIVEGSSVTLSCSSDANPAANYTWYKENEDAPTASGQNFTIMNIRAEHSGNYSCEAQNRRGRHNSTLHLVVVAGMLHSWTYKHTHSLQILH; this is translated from the exons ATGggttcaacagcagcagcaggtggatttgttgtcttctttctgtctgtgtcag TGGCACTAGGCAGGAACGGGTTGACTTACATATCCACTCAGATCTGTGCAGTGAGAGGATCAACAGTGGACATACGCTGCATCTATAGACGGCCAACCACAATGAAAAGACGTTCTGTCACAGTTGGGAAAATATTATGGTTTACTGACGTGCAGGATGAAGGACCGGTGGACCTGAGAACGGACTCAGAGTACGCAGGCCGTGTGAAGTATTTCTGTGATAAGACGACCTGCACTTTAAGAATCGCAGACCTGAGAGAGAGCGACTCAGCCGAGTACaagctcacattcacacacagacaagacagGAGATTCACCAGTTTACCTGGAGTCACTTTATCTGTCACAg ATCCAGATCTGCAGGTGCAGGTGAGAAGAGCGTATTCTACCTGGGCTGAGCTGCTCTGTCACAGTGTTTGTCATCTACCTCAACGTCCTTCCTACATCTGGTACAAGAACGGGCAGAAAATCCAGCAGGAAACATCTTCGTTTTTAGACTACTTTGCTCCTGCAGACAGTTACTCCTGTGCTGTCAGGAGATATGAGGATTTTCCTGCTCCTTCAGTGT GTGTCGACGGTCAAATCTGCAACAAAGTGACGTACACTCACAGAAGCATATTTGCTGTCAAAGGCTCATCAGTGGACATTTCCTGCACGTACAACAGTCATAAcaatcacactgactcaaaGTTCTGGTTCAGTCCTGATCGTAGTCGTCAGTGGAAGAATCCCTCACAGCCTGAGGACCTCAGAGAAGACTCCCAGTATGCAGGTCGTGTTCAGGTCcttgaaacagagggaggacgcTCCACTCTGAGAATCACTGACCTGACAGAGAGCGATTCAGCTCAGTATCACTTCAAATTCAGAGCAGGAAGCTTTGAATGGAGGAGTAGTTTACCTGGAACAACTCTGACCGTCACAG CTCTGCAGGTGCAGGTGACCAGAGTAAAAGTCCACCAGTCTCATACCGAGGCAGAGCTGAAGTGTCACAGCAACTACGGTCCAGCTGGTCATTCTTCCTACGTCTGGTTCAAAAATGGAGATAAAATTCAGGAAGACGCTTCTTCTTACACTGACAGCTTTTATCCTGGAGACAGCATCTGTTGTGCTTTGAAAGCACATGAGGATTCCTGCtctctgccagtgt ATGCCCcacagtttctctctgtgtcagtgagtcCCTTGGGTGAAATCATGGAGGGCCGTTCAGTCACTCTGAGCTGTAGTAGTGATGCTAACCCAGCAGCTAATTATACCTGGTACAAGGAGAATGTAAACGTCAAAGCTCTCAGTGAAGAAGCACAGTTTGTCTTCAGGTCCATCCAGTCTTCTGACTCTGGAGAGTATTACTGTACAGCTGAGAACGAGCTGGGGAGGAGAACATCTCAACACATCTCTATTAATGTGACAT ATGCTCCAAAgcttccctctgtgtcagtgagtcCCTCTGGTGAGATCGTGGAGGGCAGTTCagtgactctgagctgcagcagtgatgctaacCCAGCAGCTAATTATACCTGGTACAAGGAGAACGAAGACGCACCAACAGCATCAGGACAGAACTTCACCATCATGAACAtcagagctgaacacagtggGAATTATTCCTGTGAAGCTCAGAACAGAAGAGGACGTCACAACTCCACCTTACATCTGGTTGTTGTTGCAGGTATGTTACACTCATGgacctacaaacacacacattcattacaGATTTTACACTGA